A region from the Musa acuminata AAA Group cultivar baxijiao chromosome BXJ1-10, Cavendish_Baxijiao_AAA, whole genome shotgun sequence genome encodes:
- the LOC135594606 gene encoding cyclin-D5-1-like isoform X2 — MDEPGCSLSISSLLCQEDATDLDPDLDLDLDLEFEDELCQAYLLLKDAIFTDEEYIQELASRERSSFERQDHEFSSCDECLVPADNWFKRARSDAIRWILNTTARFGFGFQTAYLAVAYLDRFLRRRRIDNGKPWATGLLSTACLSVAAKMEERRVPPLSEMQIEGYAFDSNAVQRMELLLLDTLQWRTNCVTPFDYLSYFRSKFQCEESLHKAIDFIFAAIDVAAAAILAASSEIYSKELLETKMSTTSLFQSFSEKEHVFSCYSIMTQDLPKNMITPKRLSSSEASENYSSITVAIDSASISSSRTKRRRLRLPDIH; from the exons ATGGATGAACCCGGCTGCTCTCTGTCGATCTCCAGCCTCCTCTGCCAGGAAGACGCGACTGATTTGGATccggatttggatttggatttggatttggagtTTGAAGATGAACTGTGTCAGGCGTACCTGCTTCTCAAAGACGCGATTTTTACGGACGAGGAGTACATCCAGGAGCTGGCCTCGAGAGAGAGGAGCAGCTTCGAGAGGCAGGACCATGAATTCTCCTCTTGTGACGAGTGCTTGGTTCCGGCGGACAACTGGTTCAAGCGTGCCCGCTCCGACGCCATCCGATGGATCTTGAAC ACCACCGCCCGTTTCGGCTTCGGCTTCCAAACAGCATATCTAGCAGTGGCTTATCTTGATCGTTTCCTTCGACGGCGAAGAATTGAT AACGGGAAGCCATGGGCGACCGGATTGCTGTCGACGGCATGCTTGTCCGTGGCGGCGAAGATGGAGGAGCGCAGAGTGCCGCCGCTCTCGGAGATGCAGATCGAGGGGTACGCGTTCGACAGCAATGCGGTGCAGAGGATGGAGCTCCTCCTCCTGGATACTCTGCAGTGGAGGACGAACTGCGTGACGCCATTCGATTACCTGAGTTATTTCAGATCGAAGTTCCAGTGTGAGGAGTCACTGCACAAAGCCATCGACTTCATCTTTGCGGCCATCGATG TTGCTGCAGCTGCCATATTGGCTGCATCCAGCGAAATCTACTCCAAGGAGTTACTGGAGACAAAGATGAGCACTACGTCACTGTTCCAATCCTTTTCAGAAAAG GAACACGTGTTTTCCTGCTACAGTATCATGACTCAGGATCTGCCCAAGAACATGATAACACCCAAGAGGTTGTCTTCTTCTGAAGCATCAGAGAACTATTCCAGCATCACCGTTGCCATCGACAGTGCCTCCATCAGCTCGTCAAGAACTAAGAGGAGAAGGTTGCGGTTGCCAGATATCCATTAG
- the LOC135594847 gene encoding probable polygalacturonase At3g15720 encodes MVSTHAFLLVFVMAALAVLGLLLLSLSAAVGYKTYNVFDFKAVGDGQTDDTNAFVQAWAAACADTRSPVILVPSGKTFLIGEITLSGPCNSSIDFRLQGDIVAPNSKWTNDKASLLTFTYVNRLIVHGYGQIDGRGQLWWDLFNKKVDTLIQTLLSPSSHLV; translated from the exons ATGGTGAGTACGCATGCGTTTCTTCTGGTATTTGTGATG GCTGCTCTGGCGGTGCTCGGTCTGTTGCTGCTAAGTCTAAGTGCTGCTGTTGGATACAAGACTTACAACGTTTTCGACTTTAAGGCCGTGGGTGATGGCCAAACTGATGATACTAAT GCGTTCGTACAAGCATGGGCAGCAGCTTGTGCAGATACCAGATCACCGGTGATTCTCGTCCCTTCAGGGAAGACGTTCTTGATAGGTGAAATAACACTGTCGGGCCCCTGCAATTCCAGCATTGATTTTCGG CTACAAGGGGACATTGTGGCACCAAATTCGAAGTGGACGAACGATAAGGCAAGCTTGTTGACCTTCACGTACGTGAACCGTCTGATCGTGCACGGCTACGGGCAGATCGATGGCAGAGGCCAACTTTGGTGGGACCTCTTCAACAAAAAGGTGGACACGTTGATCCAAACTCTATTGTCACCTTCCTCGCATCTTGTCTGA
- the LOC135594606 gene encoding cyclin-D5-1-like isoform X1, with translation MDEPGCSLSISSLLCQEDATDLDPDLDLDLDLEFEDELCQAYLLLKDAIFTDEEYIQELASRERSSFERQDHEFSSCDECLVPADNWFKRARSDAIRWILNTTARFGFGFQTAYLAVAYLDRFLRRRRIDNGKPWATGLLSTACLSVAAKMEERRVPPLSEMQIEGYAFDSNAVQRMELLLLDTLQWRTNCVTPFDYLSYFRSKFQCEESLHKAIDFIFAAIDAINLTTCRSSAVAAAAILAASSEIYSKELLETKMSTTSLFQSFSEKEHVFSCYSIMTQDLPKNMITPKRLSSSEASENYSSITVAIDSASISSSRTKRRRLRLPDIH, from the exons ATGGATGAACCCGGCTGCTCTCTGTCGATCTCCAGCCTCCTCTGCCAGGAAGACGCGACTGATTTGGATccggatttggatttggatttggatttggagtTTGAAGATGAACTGTGTCAGGCGTACCTGCTTCTCAAAGACGCGATTTTTACGGACGAGGAGTACATCCAGGAGCTGGCCTCGAGAGAGAGGAGCAGCTTCGAGAGGCAGGACCATGAATTCTCCTCTTGTGACGAGTGCTTGGTTCCGGCGGACAACTGGTTCAAGCGTGCCCGCTCCGACGCCATCCGATGGATCTTGAAC ACCACCGCCCGTTTCGGCTTCGGCTTCCAAACAGCATATCTAGCAGTGGCTTATCTTGATCGTTTCCTTCGACGGCGAAGAATTGAT AACGGGAAGCCATGGGCGACCGGATTGCTGTCGACGGCATGCTTGTCCGTGGCGGCGAAGATGGAGGAGCGCAGAGTGCCGCCGCTCTCGGAGATGCAGATCGAGGGGTACGCGTTCGACAGCAATGCGGTGCAGAGGATGGAGCTCCTCCTCCTGGATACTCTGCAGTGGAGGACGAACTGCGTGACGCCATTCGATTACCTGAGTTATTTCAGATCGAAGTTCCAGTGTGAGGAGTCACTGCACAAAGCCATCGACTTCATCTTTGCGGCCATCGATG CGATCAATTTAACTACTTGTCGCTCCTCCGCAGTTGCTGCAGCTGCCATATTGGCTGCATCCAGCGAAATCTACTCCAAGGAGTTACTGGAGACAAAGATGAGCACTACGTCACTGTTCCAATCCTTTTCAGAAAAG GAACACGTGTTTTCCTGCTACAGTATCATGACTCAGGATCTGCCCAAGAACATGATAACACCCAAGAGGTTGTCTTCTTCTGAAGCATCAGAGAACTATTCCAGCATCACCGTTGCCATCGACAGTGCCTCCATCAGCTCGTCAAGAACTAAGAGGAGAAGGTTGCGGTTGCCAGATATCCATTAG